One genomic region from Colletotrichum lupini chromosome 7, complete sequence encodes:
- a CDS encoding kelch domain-containing protein, which yields MQEHCESPPPVFDDLLAFTLPSLPIMAQPQPSPATPGALAQSLFGGPAAQALSTPNQPSNTSTQPSPSPMDQTPGSAASSNNTYIMPNSPMKSRGTLDGYRPRVTRTLGQRPACLVNASVTYCGNNHIYAFGGFDQYTDEVYNHVLKLDLVSHQWSLVDNYGDIPGVRMGHTATLYQGDKLLVFGGENEHRTYLSDLIIFDLKTAHWTQPSVTGPVPKGRARHAAVLHEDKLFIVGGITGHDNYVRDDICYLDLKTFTWSRSWRFVGRFDHSAYIYGDRVWVFGGLSEDMDKIGDLWWLDLKGSPAFDSAPHVGIYDRQTGTSRAVGSPRQPYSMAHPPPAVGSSGYAANSRTQQVNPPSFQLKTFSPMAPGTISSLKFISGPNIPSQGSGIHFHVYSSGTLLDFVTPAATITSKECSLSALDLGTLRWQKLAEGREIFKSGYRWHYCTMNEDGTKAWLLGCPTDPVASDLGPNGFEEYLSDIMEIDLRRYGFLGNNFSPEPRIESRPTTRVVDQPSKGLGADLAKLFDHPPESGSGTDFMVTALEGDYEDDDMMSRVTDASAGQNWLAPDAPTSQPIHVHKLILQARWPHFARLYNSQMAEFHTKKMHIPEPYSVVKAFLYYLYTDSIHGTSVNESGATTDLSDVAGLLVMSNIYGIPHLRLLCVNRLSKELDVDHACVIWHCAGLANEEWLRKRAAQFCLTHWGRIVRTQGFLRLPRSALVELSQEIDMEGRVVGGDELEYVGGLAGSRFGDGCSVVSRKESVSSNHTQLLDSEADDEDGMEMS from the exons ATGCAGGAACATTGCGAATCTCCACCTCCAGTCTTCG ATGATTTGTTAGCATTCACCCTACCTTCGCTGCCCATCATGGCCCAGCCTCAGCCATCACCAGCAACTCCTGGGGCCTTGGCCCAATCCCTCTTCGGTGGGCCGGCAGCTCAGGCCCTATCGACACCCAACCAGCCCTCGAACACATCCACGCAACCTTCACCTTCTCCGATGGACCAAACTCCCGGTTCAGCAGCGTCAAGCAACAACACCTACATCATGCCCAACTCTCCTATGAAGAGTAGAGGTACCCTCGATGGCTATCGTCCAAGGGTAACAAGGACCTTGGGCCAGCGACCAGCTTGCCTTGTCAACGCCTCGGTCACATATTGTGGCAACAACCATATCTACGCTTTCGGAGGCTTCGATCAGTACACCGACGAAGTCTACAACCATGTCCTCAAGCTGGATTTGGTCAGTCATCAGTGGAGTTTGGTTGACAACTACGGCGATATTCCCGGCGTAAGAATGG GTCATACTGCCACTCTATACCAAGGTGACAAACTTCTGGTCTTTGGCGGCGAAAACGAGCACCGGACCTATCTCTCCGACTTGATCATTTTTGATCTGAAAACCGCGCACTGGACACAACCTTCAGTAACTGGTCCTGTGCCCAAGGGTCGAGCAAGACACGCAGCGGTGCTGCACGAAGATAAACTTTTCATCGTTGGAGGCATAACTGGTCACGACAACTACGTGCGTGACGATATCTGCTATCTCGATCTCAAGACCTTCACTTGGTCCCGCTCCTGGCGTTTCGTAGGTCGATTCGATCACTCTGCCTACATTTATGGAGACAGAGTATGGGTTTTTGGCGGATTGTCTGAGGACATGGACAAGATTGGCGACCTCTGGTGGCTCGATCTCAAGGGTAGTCCGGCTTTTGATTCTGCACCTCACGTCGGGATCTACGATCGTCAAACTGGCACCAGCCGTGCTGTTGGATCGCCAAGACAACCTTATTCTATGGCGCATCCACCACCTGCAGTAGGCTCTTCAGGGTATGCCGCCAACTCGCGGACTCAACAAGTCAACCCACCTTCTTTTCAGCTCAAGACCTTTTCACCCATGGCCCCAGGAACAATCTCTTCTCTGAAGTTCATATCCGGACCCAACATACCCTCGCAGGGGTCTGGCATACACTTCCACGTGTACTCATCGGGCACGCTACTTGACTTTGTTACACCGGCCGCAACTATCACTTCCAAGGAGTGTTCCTTATCAGCACTGGACTTGGGAACCTTGCGATGGCAAAAGCTAGCTGAAGGTCGCGAAATCTTCAAGTCGGGCTACCGATGGCACTACTGTACCATGAACGAAGACGGAACTAAGGCATGGCTGCTCGGATGTCCTACTGACCCTGTCGCTTCGGACTTGGGCCCCAACGGGTTCGAGGAATACCTGAG CGACATAATGGAGATCGATCTTCGTAGATACGGCTTCTTAGGAAACAACTTTTCGCCTGAGCCACGTATAGAATCAAGGCCGACAACGCGAGTAGTCGACCAACCCTCAAAAGGGCTCGGGGCTGACTTGGCAAAACTCTTTGATCATCCTCCAGagagcggcagcggcacTGACTTCATGGTCACGGCCTTGGAAGGCGACTACGAAGACGACGACATGATGTCTCGTGTCACAGACGCGTCTGCAGGCCAAAATTGGCTCGCGCCTGACGCCCCTACATCCCAACCAATCCACGTCCACAAGCTCATTCTTCAGGCTCGTTGGCCACACTTCGCCCGGTTATACAACTCCCAGATGGCGGAATTCCACACAAAGAAAATGCACATCCCTGAGCCATACTCCGTGGTCAAGGCTTTTCTTTATTACCTGTACACGGACAGCATACATGGAACGTCTGTCAACGAGAGTGGTGCCACTACTGATTTGTCTGACGTAGCTGGGCTTCTCGTCATGTCCAACATTTACGGCATTCCGCATCTGAGGCTTTTGTGCGTGAACCGACTCTCCAAAGAACTCGACGTTGACCATGCCTGCGTCATCTGGCACTGTGCTGGACTTGCGAACGAAGAGTGGCTCCGCAAGCGGGCTGCACAGTTCTGTCTCACACACTGGGGTCGTATCGTACGGACCCAAGGGTTCCTCCGTCTGCCAAGGTCGGCGCTTGTTGAACTCTCTCAGGAAATCGACATGGAGGGCCGCGTCGTCGGCGGTGATGAACTGGAATATGTCGGCGGGTTGGCAGGTTCCCGGTTTGGAGATGGATGTTCTGTCGTCAGTCGAAAGGAGAGCGTGAGCAGCAACCACACGCAACTACTTGACAGTGAAGCCGACGACGAAGACGGCATGGAGATGAGCTGA